The Pyrenophora tritici-repentis strain M4 chromosome 3, whole genome shotgun sequence genome has a window encoding:
- a CDS encoding Fungal-trans multi-domain protein: protein MSRPMEDEEQSPLQEPPAKKQRNLACQRCRSRKQKCEDNRPCGNCVRGGEECLPTQPAPRLHVESEYVRVLEERIAELESLDPQQSLDHLGGAHSRIEGLASVDTSAENGELRPSAQYASLPVYAMAVSSEEEPDPNHFYLRLLASPSTQDAVQNDSATHIMIGSHHRMRHIDDFDAQHKLTTTVVDAHAMVNLPLHHTNSLLEAYRERAQAQYPFFYWDMFLTWHSEWKHSLACDLNKRAWQGFFVNLVYATSLMLQRKSHVATFDMHTFYSTGLSLLPAILQQPDKILQVQAYLLLSVYALHQSSTERIITLASTTMRLCVQQQLHLAEVEPQPLDVHARLRIQIRRRCFWCAYTLDRLVMSAFDLPPSVSDQMITVRPFANIEDRDLLGAAAVTSAMVELADDPKYTCMSPALHILQCRRIQSEISAVTLRSDYYTQFESTSEWRVRILAELEKFKSRVQRFSDPQSKGYTSQRWQAMIYYYTLLMLYRPTKANVLETAGDWSVQASTQACLMFRKSQIDRQIAQPWLALIVQFQSGITLLYCFWATAPEHRTDKYNSLDVPDALRACSNILAIMADRWAKADCLRDVFELLVREIPLVDHPNKPPVRLTEKASSAIKLHLPQVRALVVHRPVLRMIEEMISEDFPRSLTHGRSVAGVLGQADHGNPIHFDLQSQNANDNFQMPFASQRSFEYLGTTGELESLHVDGPLSFPGVFDLESWI, encoded by the exons ATGTCACGACCAATGGAGGATGAAGAACAAAGCCCTCTCCAGGAGCCACCAGCTAAGAAACAACGAAACTTGGCATGCCAGCGATGTCGCTCGCGCAAGCAAAAATGCGAAGACAACCGACCATGCGGCAACTGCGTTAGAGGAGGCGAGGAGTGCCTGCCCACCCAACCGGCACCTCGACTGCACGTTGAAAGCGAATATGTGCGCGTCCTAGAGGAACGCATTGCTGAGCTTGAATCTCTTGACCCTCAGCAAAGTCTCGACCACCTTGGCGGTGCGCACAGTAGAATTGAAGGACTAGCAAGTGTTGATACATCGGCGGAAAATGGTGAATTACGACCATCTGCCCAATATGCCTCGCTACCAGTCTACGCAATGGCAGTCAGCTCTGAGGAAGAGCCCGATCCTAATCATTTCTACCTCCGATTATTAGCATCACCATCGACTCAAGACGCAGTTCAGAACGACTCTGCCACACACATAATGATCGGTTCGCATCATCGTATGCGACATATCGATGACTTCGACGCTCAACATAAATTGACCACAACGGTGGTGGATGCCCACGCAATGGTTAACCTGCCATTACACCATACAAACTCACTGCTTGAAGCATACCGTGAGCGTGCTCAAGCCCAATATCCGTTCTTTTATTGGGATATGTTTCTTACATGGCACTCAGAATGGAAGCATTCTCTGGCCTGTGATCTGAACAAACGCGCGTGGCAAGGCTTCTTCGTCAACCTAGTATATGCGACGTCTTTGATGCTACAGCGCAAGTCACATGTGGCAACATTTGATATGCATACCTTCTACAGCACTGGATTATCGCTACTTCCAGCTATACTACAACAACCCGACAAGATCCTTCAAGTGCAAGCGTACCTCCTGCTATCCGTCTATGCGCTACATCAAAGCTCCACGGAGCGCATCATAACCCTTGCATCAACGACGATGCGACTATGTGTCCAGCAACAATTGCATCTTGCCGAGGTGGAGCCACAGCCGTTAGACGTCCATGCACGGCTCAGAATACAGATCCGACGGCGCTGTTTCTGGTGTGCATATACACTTGATCGATTGGTCATGTCGGCTTTCGACCTGCCGCCTTCGGTATCTGACCAAATGATTACCGTGAGGCCTTTTGCTAATATCGAAGATCGCGATCTGCTGGGAGCTGCTGCAGTCACCTCCGCAATGGTAGAGTTGGCTGATGACCCCAAATACACTTGCATGTCTCCTGCGCTCCATATACTTCAATGCAGGCGTATCCAGTCGGAGATAAGCGCCGTCACGCTTCGATCGGACTATTATACTCAATTCGAAAGCACTTCTGAATGGCGGGTCCGCATACTTGCTGAGTTAGAAAAGTTCAAGTCTCGCGTACAGAGATTCTCTGACCCTCAGTCGAAAGGGTATACCTCGCAAAGATGGCAGGCTATGATATACTACTATACCCTGCTCATGTTGTATCGACCTACAAAAGCAAACGTGCTCGAAACAGCTGGTGATTGGTCGGTGCAAGCAAGTACGCAGGCTTGTTTGATGTTTCGAAAGAGTCAGATTGACCGACAAATTGCACAGCCGTGGCTTGCA CTCATCGTCCAGTTCCAATCCGGCATCACACTTTTGTACTGTTTCTGGGCTACTGCGCCGGAACATAGGACGGACAAATACAACTCCCTCGATGTACCTGACGCGCTGCGTGCATGTTCTAATATCTTAGCAATCATGGCGGACCGATGGGCAAAGGCGGATTGTTTGCGGGATGTGTTCGAACTCCTAGTGCGAGAGATTCCACTCGTTGACCATCCCAACAAGCCACCTGTTCGGCTGACAGAGAAGGCTTCGTCGGCGATTAAACTGCATCTACCGCAAGTACGTGCGCTCGTGGTACACCGTCCAGTGTTACGTATGATTGAGGAAATGATATCCGAAGACTTCCCTCGCTCGTTGACACACGGTCGATCGGTAGCGGGTGTGCTCGGCCAGGCGGACCACGGAAATCCTATTCATTTCGATCTGCAATCACAAAATGCCAACGACAACTTCCAGATGCCCTTTGCGTCGCAGCGCTCTTTTGAATATCTAGGCACCACCGGGGAATTGGAAAGCTTACATGTCGATGGGCCACTGTCATTTCCAGGTGTGTTTGACCTTGAAAGCTGGATATAG
- a CDS encoding solute binding protein has product MSPFNYTKVSSESSQPESLEQQPSKQIPGRLSGWRKTAHSIQFLRWPMTFFLLTVILICELSILHQQSIPLKLGSEANGLLPEFTTQKKTFHTDKRYASDHRTTASINATKHQWMDLMPRGGGFLQVPDYTSHTLPPPMHFSATPGKQVYAIAVFHELHCLMHLSGYIDKLVMQIRNRDFELDEGAVWHNDHCFNYLRNALLCCGDTTLEGQAQTPELQGVAGTDGTGAVHVCRNYDEILAFAEKVRLTDAKEHF; this is encoded by the exons ATGTCACCATTCAACTACACCAAAGTCAGCAGCGAAAGCTCACAGCCAGAATCGCTTGAGCAGCAGCCCTCAAAACAAATTCCAGGTCGATTATCGGGGTGGCGCAAGACTGCCCATAGTATTCAGTTTCTGCGATGGCCTATGACTTTCTTTTTGCTCACGGTCATTCTCATCTGCGAACTCTCAATACTTCACCAACAATCCATCCCACTGAAGTTGGGCAGCGAGGCCAATGGTCTGCTACCAGAAT TCACAACGCAGAAGAAAACGTTCCACACAGACAAGAGATATGCATCCGACCACCGAACCACAGCTTCTATCAACGCCACAAAGCACCAATGGATGGATCTCATGCCCC GCGGCGGCGGTTTCCTCCAAGTCCCAGATTATACCTCGCACACCCTACCTCCCCCCATGCACTTCTCCGCCACCCCCGGAAAACAAGTCTACGCCATCGCCGTCTTCCACGAACTCCACTGCTTGATGCACCTATCCGGCTACATCGATAAGCTCGTCATGCAGATCCGTAACAGGGACTTTGAGCTTGACGAAGGCGCTGTCTGGCATAACGATCACTGCTTCAATTATCTGCGTAATGCGCTGTTGTGCTGTGGTGATACTACGCTGGAAGGGCAGGCGCAGACGCCCGAGTTGCAGGGTGTGGCGGGGACAGATGGGACGGGGGCGGTGCATGTTTGTCGGAATTATGATGAGATTCTGGCGTTTGCGGAGAAGGTGAGGCTTACGGATGCGAAGGAACATTTTTGA
- a CDS encoding CDA1, xylanase-chitin deacetylase, protein MFISTLIGLAAGLASHAVNAACNAPLTIDDFSKYASNQNSLNSWTSDDASMSSISASNGVLSFKPKSGDSYFYETFDCQAASNNGYNSITFQIKGPAGGSATLEMQTKTSCSASSYTSKYVSLTGLTGNTQTMTIPFSQFGGANANAITGFVWAGFSSTTTTWQMSKVAFGCGSSGAITSVSTKPAATNTQTTMQTSAVPTAAPGTCAPLLIDDWISQSRLQFLYYNAMGYPTSDDATMKSVTVGVPSANRVEFVPKSGSYFYTQFPCVNAKNKYTGISLRIKAPRGASLSIQLDSSDSCDPNKAKSTYASAADLGWSFDGTEKLYTIPFSKFSGLNTEKLVTILFSGFSGTTSFGPMAFYCGNSGEYIATPPPADGGPTATVPAPSNPSATNLVIDKFANANSNTMGNYHGGDEGMSLKYANNKLTITSSDADFAFYTQVSQGCSDFTKYKGSYLHIAYTGTTAFTVAFQQHNSKCDSSIAPFPETWDSAEASRYAKNGHIYIPISHFKINLSRVVGFALKGFHSKESVTLSVIEIVSSVPAGTTIPNKDETGDLVFACKRPNSFAFAIDDGQPDLAQQVLKIIREENIKVTFFTVGAPLLDASTNLTNVYKEMQSAGHQLALHSFTHPKMEGLPDYASIDWEYNEDVKAMKSQFNGYTSKYFRPPFGTEGARMRSRLTKAVGNSANIVNWSVDVEDWLWAETNTPEQQKVAFQRDVNKGGNLVVLHYLYPSTVSYLREFIQIAKATGKQLMRVDQCMMDPNAPPL, encoded by the exons ATGTTTATTTCTACTCTAATTGGCCTCGCCGCCGGCCTGGCCAGCCATGCTGTCAACGCAGCCTGTAATGCGCCCCTTACAATCGATGACTTCTCCAAGTACGCTTCGAACCAGAATAGTTTGAACTCATGGACCAGTG ATGATGCCAGTATGAGCAGCATCTCAGCCAGTAACGGCGTCCTTTCGTTCAAACCCAAATCTGGTGACTCTTACTTTTACGAGACATTTGATTGCCAGGCCGCAAGCAACAATGGCTACAACTCCATCACCTTCCAAATCAAAGGACCTGCTGGCGGCTCTGCTACTCTCGAGATGCAGACCAAGACCAGCTGCTCGGCTTCTTCGTACACGTCCAAGTACGTCTCTCTGACTGGATTGACTGGCAACACCCAGACCATGACCATCCCGTTCTCTCAATTTGGCGGAGCCAATGCCAACGCCATCACTGGCTTTGTCTGGGCCGGCTTCTCttccaccaccaccacatGGCAAATGAGCAAGGTTGCGTTTGGGTGCGGCAGCTCCGGTGCCATTACTTCAGTGTCTACCAAACCGGCGGCCACAAACACACAAACCACCATGCAGACTAGCGCAGTCCCCACAGCAGCTCCTGGAACCTGCGCGCCCTTGTTGATTGATGATTGGATCTCTCAGTCCCGATTACAGTTCTTGTATTACAACGCCATGGGATACCCCACCTCTGACGATGCTACTATGAAAAGTGTCACAGTAGGAGTTCCTTCTGCCAACCGCGTTGAGTTTGTCCCCAAGTCCGGCTCGTACTTTTACACGCAATTTCCCTGTGTCAACGCGAAGAACAAGTACACTGGTATTTCGCTTCGCATCAAGGCCCCCAGGGGAGCTTCtctctccatccagctcGATTCGTCTGACAGCTGCGACCCGAACAAGGCCAAGTCTACTTATGCGTCTGCTGCTGACCTCGGCTGGTCTTTTGATGGAACCGAGAAGCTGTACACCATTCCTTTCAGCAAGTTTTCCGGCCTCAACACCGAGAAGCTCGTCACGATCCTCTTCTCTGGCTTCTCTGGAACCACTTCCTTCGGACCCATGGCATTCTACTGCGGTAACTCTGGTGAGTACATTGCGACACCCCCGCCTGCCGACGGCGGCCCCACCGCTACCGTTCCTGCGCCCAGCAACCCTTCGGCTACCAACCTCGTAATCGACAAATTCGCCAATGCAAACAGCAACACCATGGGCAACTACCATGGTGGTGACGAAGGCATGTCTCTCAAGTATGCAAACAACAAGCTCACCATCACCTCTTCCGATGCCGACTTCGCTTTCTACACGCAGGTTTCGCAGGGCTGCTCCGACTTCACAAAGTACAAGGGATCTTACCTTCACATTGCCTACACTGGTACTACTGCTTTCACTGTTGCCTTCCAACAACACAACAGCAAGTGTGACAGCAGCATTGCCCCCTTCCCCGAGACCTGGGACTCTGCCGAGGCCAGTCGTTACGCCAAGAACGGACACATTTACATTCCCATCAGCCATTTCAAAATCAACCTTAGCCGCGTGGTAGGTTTCGCGCTCAAGGGTTTCCACAGCAAGGAGTCCGTCACCCTTTCCGTCATTGAGATTGTATCTTCCGTCCCCGCCGGAACCACTATCCCTAACAAGGATGAAACTGGTGACCTAGTCTTCGCCTGCAAGCGCCCCAACTCCTTCGCCTTCGCCATCGACGACGGTCAGCCCGACCTCGCGCAGCAGGTGCTCAAGATCATCCGTGAGGAAAACATCAAAGTTACCTTCTTCACAGTCGGCGCACCCCTCCTCGACGCCTCGACCAACCTGACCAACGTATACAAGGAGATGCAGTCCGCCGGCCACCAGCTCGCCCTCCACTCCTTCACTCACCCCAAGATGGAAGGTCTACCGGACTACGCATCCATAGACTGGGAGTACAACGAAGACGTCAAGGCCATGAAGAGCCAATTCAACGGCTACACGTCCAAGTACTTCCGTCCGCCCTTCGGCACCGAAGGCGCGCGCATGCGCTCGCGTCTGACAAAAGCTGTTGGCAACTCGGCCAACATTGTCAACTGGAGCGTTGACGTCGAAGACTGGTTGTGGGCTGAGACAAACACTCCCGAGCAGCAGAAAGTTGCTTTCCAACGCGATGTTAACAAGGGCGGTAATCTCGTTGTGCTGCATTATTTGTATCCGAGTACGGTTAGCTATCTGAGGGAGTTTATTCAGATCGCCAAGGCGACGGGGAAGCAGCTTATGCGTGTGGATCAGTGTATGATGGATCCGAATGCGCCGCCGCTGTAG